The nucleotide window TATTAAGAGACATTTCAGACTCAACAGGTTCAAACTCAAACTCCTAACTCTCCTCCCCAAAGCTCCTCAATGGCAACTCCATCCTTctagttgctcaggccaaaaacctGGGAGTCATTCTTGACTTCACTCCAACCCCCCATCTTCAAATTAGTTCCCCACTAAGAAAGTATCCAGAATTCTACCCTTTCTCAGAGTGACTTTAAATgcaaatcagatcatgtcatttCTGCTTAAGCTCAGTGACAGCTCCCATATTGCCAAGAGTGAGATCCTAAGTCCTTACCATGGTCTCTGAGGATCCCTATGAGctggcctcctgctccctctgaacctcctttccttctgctgcACCCTCTTAATGTTCTAGCTAGCCACCCTGTCCtccttgctctttctccttctgcactCTTGCCTCACCACCTTTGTGTtgggtgggagaagcaggctccattcagggaccccaatgtgagactcgatcccaggaccccaggatcacaccccaggccgaagacaggcaggtgctaaactgctgagccatccaggtgtccccctccAGTCTATTTCTTATATGTGTCTCTTTTGCAACCACCACCATCTGACATATtctatgtttatttgtttttcttattcttccccCTTACTGGAACATAAGGTCTAAGAGATCAGAGGCTTTGCCTATTTGCTCACAGTTGTATCCTgggtgcctagaacagtgcctggcacctagcagGTCCTCtagaataaatgttgaatgaataaatgatatcaCTCGTAGATGAACAAGTCACTAGTTGAAGGCTGACTTTGGCCCAGAGTGGACAGATGTAATTAATTAAGAGCCAGGTTCTGAGCTAGTTTGGCTGGGTCTGAATCCCAGTTCTCTCACTTATCAGCAAGGCCCTTGGCAGTTCACTTACCTTTCCTGTGCCTCAGTGCTTTGTCTGTGAAATGAGTATACCAATGCCTCCCATTAGGCTGTGTGAGGAGCATGTGAGATGCCATGCATCAAGCCACCAGGCTGGCACTCCCAAGCACTTATTTGGTAAGGGTTAGCTGTCTTTGGAGTATACCTTGTAACACCTCTTTGGGAAATGTAACTatgtaaaacacatttaaaaaatgaggctgaagagaaaaggaaattgagatgCAAACCAGGATGGgggaattttattgtatttatgatGGAAAAAGTAGGTCAGAAATTAGGATTAACTGGATACAGTTGTTTTGGCTGCAGGTAGCATAAAACACAGGTGGGATCTTCATCCTTGGGAATTCCTGTtgcagaaagaaagataaagctcAACTGGGGAGACTGACACAGGGGTGAGTTTGGCCACGACACCTGGAACTAGGGTGATAGGTGCTCCAGGACTGGGACTGTCTGGGTTCCAGAAGAAGCAATGTGGGATGAAGGGAAGGGTCTCATGTGTTTCCACATAGTGAACCTCAGTCTTAACCCCAGCTCTGCCAACCCGTCCCTGCTGAGATCTAGGGCCAGTTACTTCCCCTTGAAGAAGCCACCTCGAATCCCCAGACAGGGCTGGATTAGGTTATTTCCTCCGGCACAAACATTCAACCACACCCCTTATATCTCTCACCATTATCACAGATGAAATAACCCACTGTCCAGTATTTAATTTCTGTCTGCCTCAGTGTGGCAGTGTTACAAGGAATTCCATGGGAGCAGGGACCCTTATTGTCCTATCCATTGCGGGaccctcagcccagagcctggcacgtACTAGGCATTTGGACCACTTTTCCAAGGAGGGGAGGACAGATCCTTCTGAATCTCCTTTTCCTCGCAGGGCCATGAGGTGGACATAAAGTGTGGTAGGTATATAAATGTGCCATCTTCCAAATCATTTTCCTCTGACTTTCAAGGTATAAGAACTTATTCTTCTGTTGTTTCCTTAGGCCCACCAGGAGTTCCTGGGATTTGCAGCCTTTAAAGTGGAGGCAGAACGATGCTGGAGCAGCCTCCAGGCCCCTTCCCACCTGCACTGCGGCTAGGAGCTCCCTCTGTGAAGTCTCTGGCTTTTAACCTGCAGGAACAAGCCTGCATTCTTAGGACTTGGCCCTCCTTGGGGCCACTCTACCCTACCCCACTGGGTCCTGATGGGAGCCATAAAGCAGGTGAACGATGACCTAATCCCAGCATGAGCAGTTTAGGGGAGGCATTATTCTTAGAATTCTAGTCTTAGGGAACTTAGAGGTGATTCGAGCTCCTCCTCTCTCCACAAAGGGGGGAAATAACTTGCTGTGTGCCTCCCAGGCTGGTTCTTACCCCTCCTGCAGCCCGCCCATCTGCCTCCTGCTCGTGGCTTCACAGGACTGTAGTTGGTGAGATTTCTGGGCCCTTGGTGTCTAATTAGGTTGGGAAGAAGGTGAGGGAGCACGGGGAGAGCTCTGTTGGGAACTGGATTTGCTTAATAGGTTGGCCCAGAAGTGACTGGCTGAGCCATGCTGGGACATGTTTGTGCTCACAGTTAAAAATCAGGCTCAAAAATACAGCAGAGTTTCTTCACAGTCATATCATTGCTAGGAAACTTTGTGAAGTGGAGCTCTGTGTGAAGAAGGGAAGCAAACAGGCTTTGGGCCTGCTAGTTGCTGACTTGGGACCAGCTGCTGccccttctctgcctcagttACCCTCCTCTATAAGGCAAGAGCACTCGTTCCTGACCTCCCCTGACACATGGTGGGAATATGAGGCTCAGCGATTAGGAGGCATGACCATCATCCGTCATCCTCATCTTTTCCTCTCCTGAGTGCTGCCTATGCTAGTATAGTTTTGTGAACTTGTCAAGGGGTCCTGGGTGTGCCTGTCAGATCATCCACATCAGAATACCCTGGGACATTCGTTAAAATTCAGGTTCTTGGGTCCTATCCCAGAACTACTTCCTTCTTCCAGTTCTTGATGTGTGTAAGGAGGGACCTCATTCCCAGTTTGTTTGGCACAGCCCCATGTCTTTAGAGAGCTGGgaattctttccatttcctggCAACCTATGGGGAAGGATGCCTCTGAGGTCCTCCCTAACTATGCACgcgcacacacgtgcatgcacacatactccTACCTGCGTTTCTGTAACAGGGATGCCAGGATGTTCTCCAATgccatctgcttttggcttgccCACAGACTGTCCACCTGACGGCCGAGTCGTACCTTTGCTCCTTGCTCCCGGTTTCTCTCTCTATTCAATTAGAAACAGAGCAACAGTTGATATTACTGTTTGGGTAGGATGTGGAGAAGCATGGGAAAGGCCAGAACCAAGTAAGTTAAAGCAGAACAGGTGTGTCCTTATGCCTATTCCAATATCTGGGGTGGACCCTTCTACCCACTGAATTAGATGCAGCAACATTGAGGAAGGCACTCACACAGTAGTGAAGAGTACAGGCTGTGAAATACATATTTGCCCAATATCTCCCCACAGATTAGTTATTAATTATAAAGGGGAAATACTAACTTTATAGAGAAGAGACCCGGTAGACATGTTAACCAAGTGATTAAAATTACCATCACCAATAATGGGACAAATGGACCTCATGTGCCTCCCAATATGGTGCACCAAGAAGGACACGATATCACTGCTACCGAcacataacctgaatctaatcatgagcaAACATCAGGCAAATCCAATGCAAGGGACATTCTATAAAGAATAGTTGgctttgggcagcctggatggctcagcagtttagcgccgccttcagcccaggatgtgatcctggagacccaggatcaagtaccatgtcaggctccttgcagggagcctgcttctccctttacctgtgtctctgcctctctctctttgtgtgtcttccacgaataaataaataaaattaaaaaaaaaagaatagttggcTTTTACTAATAAGAAGTGTCAAAATCACAAAAGGCTGAAGAACTGTCCAgattaaaagaaactgaagagacaTGATAATTACATGCAACCTATGATCCTGGACTGGATCTTGgattaagaacattaaaaattgCTACAGAGGACATTTGGGGGGAACTGATGAAGGGTGAATATGCACACTGAGTGCAGATTACTCTGTGATTATGTCAGAGAATGTCCTTTTGTTAGCCGTTAGGAGGCACCGTGTAGGAGTATTTAAGGATGAGTGAAGGGTTGTGATGACTGCAGtttactctcaaatggttcagcATAATGATAACAACGTGCGCACTTGTTTGTGCATGTCAGCAAATATGATAAAACAGTAGGAATTGTTGAAGATAGGGAAGAGGGATGTAGAAGTTCATTGCATTATTGCTGCAATTTTTCTCTAAGTGTCttactttttcaaaacaaaaaatgcaacaAGCCTTGGTGTCAGGCTCTTTGGATCCCAGCCCGGGTGCTCTTTGGTATGTCCTTTAGAAGCTATTAACTGCTCTCTGTCAGATGGGAGTAAACAGTACCTACTTTGTAGCGTTGTTACAGGTAGGAGACTAAGTGTAATGGTTCATACTACCAAGGGCTTCCTGGGAGCCCAGCACTGTCCTGAGGGCATGTACAATGTCCCAGGCAGAGCTTTTGTTTCCAGCACTGAATCATGATCAAATAACGGTAGTACTACTACTGGAGCCTCGCACAGGGAGAAGAGCGTAGCTGGTGCTCAATGATATTTTGGTAGTTAGAAGTAGGCTGGGGCTTCACATCAGGGCCCTTCTGCTATGACAAATCCAGAAGTGATAGATGCTGTGCAAAGGGAAGGACCAAAAGTCCCTCCACACTCTGATGCATCGGAGTGTGGGAAGAAGTCACCAGGACTTCTGCTTACCCCTGCTGCCGGCTCATGATGTCCTGCAGGAGCTTGCGGGCGGACAGCTGGCCCAGCACCTTCCGGTAGCTGTTGGTGAAGATGGCGTCTGCATACCGAGGGATTCTATATGGAAGGAGTCAGAGGTCAAAGGGCTGGGTGGCAGGGCCAGGCAAGGAAATGAGGGGAGCTGTACTCATCATGTCTCTGTAAGGTCCTTCAGCCCTTTGCCCTGTGCATCCCCAGGGAGGGTAGGATCCAGGCTGGGAGGCTTCTCTGGAGCTCAGAGTCTGCCCCCCTCCCAGAGATGGACCATGGGAGTTGCtgaggagatgggtggggggcaGCTTAGGGCTCCATCCTTCACCCCCTAAATCATCCCCCAGTGGGTTGCAGAGATGGTTTTGAGATGTTAGGAAACTAGGCCCTGGTGGTAGGACTGCTTACCTGATGGGCAGGGATGGCGGGGAAGAGTGGGAGCCACTGCTGAGGGTGAGGATCACCAGGAAGAACACCCAGAGCAGCATCTTTCACCCCTGCAATGGCTCCTAGAAAATGATAGAAGGAGGTCAAGGGTAGCCATAGCCAGAGGAATGCCCTTTGCTGgctgggcccagccctgggcttgGCTCTATGCAATCCTTAGTGCTTGTCCTTTGGAAGCTGTGACGTAGGAAAAAAATCCAGACTCTGgaagtcagacagacctgggttcaagtcctgcttTTGCCAGTCACGAGCTCTGACCTcattttctgcatctgtaaaatgggcacgaTAAGCTACCCTGTTGACCCTATAGGGTTGAGTGGAAAATTAATGATATTGGGGAAACTGCCCCTTGCTATAAGGCATTATATGTGGAATTCAGGCCCCATGAGTAGGGGGTAGTACCTTCCCCTGGTAGCTtaagtcacccccacccactgtGGCACTGACAGCCAGTGAGCAGGGCCCACAGCTCAGGCCCTGAGTCAGACAAATCTCAGCTCATATGTGGGTTCTAGCTGTGTGTCCCACTAGCTGTGTGTCCCAAGACAAGTAGCTTCTCCTTTCTGGGTCTCAGTCTCCCTATCCATAAAATGGAGTCGATAACTATAATGACTGCATAGGATCCTTGTCAGTGTTAGGTGACACAAAAGTAGCTTGGCACAGAAGGAATTCTCTGAAACGCCTGCTGCTGTGACCTCATATCAGACCCAGGCAGGCTCCTGTCCTGTTTTGTTATATGCGGACTCAGGGGGAAGGAAAAGCTATATATCTTACTCCAGACATTTCGATTTTGCCGAAGGGTTTTAGCATTGGAAGAGACCAGGGAGCCTGAGTAGCCAGTGTGGCAGTCATCTAATAGATCATGTAATTACCCTTAATTGGGGCCTACTGACACCGTGCTCTGCAATCAGGGGGAGAATAGGCAgcttggggtggggtgaggggagtgCCTGCCTTAGCGGGGAGCCAAGCCTCCCCTGGTAAGTCGGACCTGCCCCCCTCCATGGAAGCTGGAGTGACTCAGCTACCTAGAATTGGGTCTCCTCACTTCCCATGCCCCTTCACCCTCAGCAGGATATCCACTCCATGGGGATAGAGGCAGGGACCCCTCCTTTCCCAACATCACCCCAtgtcttccattttctctcctgtccCATTGAAGACTGATTTTCAGCAGACAGGGGCGGAATCACCTTTCCTTTTCCGGGCTCACCTGCCTTCTTAGGATGTCACCTCCCTTCTACCAGACACCAAGGTCTTGACTAACCCAGGCATGCCTGGAGACCCAGGGCGGGATCTGCAGAGACAGCTCCGTGCAGCCTGAGACCCTGTTCCTCCAGAGCTGGTGTGTAACCCTGTTTGGTGTGCAACCCCTCCACTCCCTCCAGCCACTGGCAGTCCTCCAGCTCCTGCTCAAATGCTCTCTGCCAGTGAGTGACGGGGAGCTCACTACCTACAAATCAGTACATTCTATTTCCAGCCAGCTGCCAGTGAGTGACGGGGAGCTCACTACCTACAAATCAGCACATTCTATTTCCAGCCAGCTTTTCTTGTTGGGAGGTTTTTCTCATCATGTCAAGTGCAAACTCCTTTGTCCTGCAAAGATGTGCTAAGCTTCTACTCTTCTGGAAAGGATGAGGGCTAGAGAAAGGATGAAACCATGGCATCTGCCCACCTTCCCCCCAGCCCTCACCCAGGCTTTGACATCCACCTGCTAGGCTACCGCAGCTTCTGCACCTTCATCCACATGACAAAGCCCTTTAGATGAGTTTTGCATCTGCCTTAGGCCTTTGCTCCCCAGCCGGAGGATCTCCATGTTCTATCCTCCTCATTCCCACCATATCACGTCTGGCTCTCCTTCTCGCAGCCTGGCCCAGCCTTCCTTGTGAGCCACGAAATTTCCTAAGCAGAGAGATCTTTGGAGGTGAAGAGGGCCCCTTGacattgctttttctgtttcttggctgCAGCCTGGACTTGCCTTCTTTGCTGCTGATCTTTTAAAGACCTGGGCACATCCAGGCCCCTAATCATTTCATTCCCCTGCTCGGAAGCCCTTGGTTGCCCACCCCCTCCAGAGCAAACCCCAAACCCCTGCTCTTGGCTTAAGCTCTCCTCACCTTCTGCACCTTCTCCTGTGCTCCCCAGCCCCAAGttccacagacacacacacacacacacacacacacacacacacccccgctGCGCCAGCCCGCACAGCCCAACCTCACAATCTCCCCTCTGGAGCAGGTATCACAGTCTTCATTTTACAGCCGAGGAAACGAGTCCAGGGAGCAGAAGGGCCTTTTTCCATGGTCCTCCATCAAATTAGTTTCGGAGTGGGCACTTCAGAATGGGCCTCACAGTTCCCAGGCCAGCAGGCTTCCTCCAGCTCCTTGAGGCAGCCTCCCAGATACAATACCCTATTCACAGCGCTCCCTATTCATGGGCGCTTCAGAATTCATCACCTGCACATGAGAAGCAGTTctgaaaaaaactgaaagcttttgcTCTTTGTCATTAGATCtctagggaagaaaa belongs to Canis lupus familiaris isolate Mischka breed German Shepherd chromosome 24, alternate assembly UU_Cfam_GSD_1.0, whole genome shotgun sequence and includes:
- the GHRH gene encoding somatoliberin precursor, with translation MLLWVFFLVILTLSSGSHSSPPSLPIRIPRYADAIFTNSYRKVLGQLSARKLLQDIMSRQQGERNREQGAKVRLGRQVDSLWASQKQMALENILASLLQKRRNSQG